In Gadus macrocephalus chromosome 4, ASM3116895v1, the following proteins share a genomic window:
- the LOC132455196 gene encoding NLR family CARD domain-containing protein 3-like: protein MNPEELADTLWGGELGRIRSEYVERVSDPVIKGLLDDLWQQKVFSIGEKESVIEGRRIRADRARLLIDMVIGKGEGASQVMIESMKKRDEHLCSTLGLMSSAAGVGSAAVEYQQKIKSLLKNKLFCVFEGIAKAGHPTPLNDIYTELFITERGSGEVNKEHEVRLIETASRKPAMDEKPIKCGDIFKPFPGQDIPNRTILTTGVAGIGKTILTHKFTLDWAEGNANQDINFTFLLTFRKLNLLNGKEVSLVELLNHFYIETKDAGICRYDQFQVVFILDGLDECRFPLDFQSTPILTDVTKSTSVDVLLTNLIRGDLLPSARIWITTRPVAANQIPDECVDMVTEVRGFTNQQKEDYFRKRFKGEMLASTIISHIKKSRSLHIMCHIPVFCWIIATVLEDFFKKSQIGEETPKTLTQMYSHFLRVQSIQGDRKYRRNAESDPDWNSWSIDIIVSLGKLAFNQLEKGHLIFYEADLKEHEIDIKEASVYSGVFNQIFKEECGLYQEKVFCFVHLSLQEFLAALYVFGNFIYTGVNLLSEERAVGLLAPNLLSEESRLISSEDKLLLFYQSAVDKALQSKNGHLDLFLRFLLGLSLETNQSVLRGLLARTETSSLTNTKTVSYIKEKIDGDLSPERSINLFHCLNEMNDRYLVEEIQQSLTYGSLSTESLSPAQWSALVFILLSSEEELDVFDLKKYSASEEGLLRLLPVVKASKTSV, encoded by the exons ATGAACCcggaggaactggccgacacactgtggggcg GGGAGCTTGGAAGGATCCGTTCTGAATACGTGGAAAGAGTCTCAGACCCAGTTATCAAAGGTCTCCTGGATGACCTTTGGCAGCAGAAGGTGTTCAGTATTGGGGAAAAGGAATCTGTGATTGAGGGCCGGAGGATCAGAGCGGACCGAGCACGTCTTCTGATCGACATGGTGATTGGTAAAGGGGAGGGAGCAAGTCAAGTGATGATTGAAAGTATGAAGAAGAGGGACGAACACTTATGCTCCACCTTGGGTCTGATGTCTTCTGCTGCTGGTGTGG GATCTGCTGCTGTCGAGTACCAACAAAAAATCAAGTCTCTTTTAAAGAATaagttattttgtgtgtttgagggaatcgctaaAGCAGGACATCCAACACCTCTGAATGACATCTACACAGAactcttcatcacagagagaggcagtggagaagtcaacaaggaacatgaggtcagactgattgaaacagcttccaggaaaccagccaTGGATGAAAAACCAATCAAATGTggagacatctttaaaccctttCCTGGACAAGATATACCAAACCGAACAATTttgacaactggagtggccggcattggtaaaacaatcttaacacacaagttcactctggactgggctgaaggcaaCGCCAACCAAGACATAAACTTCACGTTTCTCTTAACTTTCAGAAAGCTGAATTTACTAAATGGGAAAGAGGTTAGCCTAGTGGAACTTCTTAATCACTTCTATATTGAGACCAAAGATGCTGGAATCTGCAGATACGACCAGTTccaagttgtcttcatcttagatggtctggatgagtgtcgatttcctctggacttccagtcCACCCCGATCTTGACTGATGTCACAAAGTCCAcctcggtggacgtgctgctgacaaacctcatcaggggcgacctgcttccctctgctcgcatttggataaccacacgccctgtggcagccaatcagatccctgatgagtgtgttgacatggtgacagaggtgagagggttcaccAACCAACAGAAGGAGGattacttcaggaagagattcaaaGGCGAGATGTTGGCCAGCACAATCATCTCCCACATAaagaaatcacgaagcctccacatcatgtgtcacatcccagtcttctgttggatcattgctacagttctggaggacttcttcaAAAAATCCCAGATAGGAGAAGAGACGCCCAAGACcttgactcagatgtacagccacttcctgagggttcagtccatacagggggacaggaagtatcgTCGGAATGCTGAATCAGATCCAGACTGGAATTCATGGAGCATTGACATCATTGTTTCTTTGGGAAAACttgcttttaaccagctggagaaaggccaCCTGATTTTCTACGAGGCAGACCTGAAAGAGCATGAAATCGATATCAAAgaagcctcagtgtactcaggggTGTTTaaccagatctttaaagaggagtgtgggctgtaccaggaaaaggtgttctgctttgtccatctgagcctccaggagtttctggctgccctttatgtctttggTAACTTCATCTACACTggtgtcaatctgctctcagaagaGAGAGCAGTAGGGCTGCTAGCACCcaatctgctctcagaagaGAGCAGATTGATCTCCAGTGAAGATAAACTTCTCCTCttctaccagagtgctgtggacaaggccttacagagtaagaacggacacctggacttgttcctccgcttcctcctgggcctctctctggagaccaatcagagtGTCCTGCGAGGCCTGCTGGCACGGACAGAAACTAGCTCACTGACCAATACAAAAacagtgtcttacatcaaggagaaaatagatggagatctctctccagagagaagcatcaatctgttccactgtctgaatgagatGAACGACCGTTAtctagtggaggagatccaacagtCCCTGACATATGGAAGTCTCTCCacagaatctctctctcctgctcagtggtcagctctggtcttcatcttactgtcatcagaagaggagctggacgtgtttgacctgaagaaatactctgcttcagaggagggtcttctgaggctgctgccagtggtcaaagcctccaaaacgTCTGTGTAG